A stretch of DNA from Corallococcus silvisoli:
CGAACACCCCTCCAACACTGGCCGTGCCTCCAGCCACGCCAGCGCGTCCTCGCAGTACACCGTGCGCTTCGCTCCCGCCGTCCCGCTCCGTGCGTCCGTCATGACGCCCTGAGTCTGCCGGAAGCGCCCACCCACTCCCACCCTTCATTCCCTCCGGGCACCTACCCCACGGGGCAGCCCGCCCTTCCAGGTTTCAAGCAACCTCCGAGCAGGTGGACGACCGCGCCCTAGTCATGGCTAGCTATGCTTCCCCGTAAAGCGACGACTTCTCGCTCTTTCCCCCCGAAGAGGACCCCCATGCCCACGACGAACGCGACGGACGGAACACCCCTGCACTATCGGGTGCTCGGAGAGGGTTCGCGCGACGTGGTGCTGGTGCACGGGTGGATGGTGTCCGGCGCGGTGTGGGACGCGATGTTGGAGAAGCTGGACCTGACGGGGCTGCGGCTCATCGTCCCGGACCACCGCGGCTCCGGGAAGTCCGGGCGGCCGGCGTCGGGGTACACGCTGGCGCAGTACGCGAAGGACGTCATGGCCGTGGCGGACCACGCGGGGGCGAAGCGCTTCGCGCTGGTGGGCCACAGCATGGGCGGGCAGATCGCCAAGTGGGTGGCGGCCGACGCGCCCGAGCGCATCACCGGCCTGGTGCTGCTCAACACGGTGCCCGCGTCGGGCCTGCCGCTGCCTTCGGACGCGGCCGGGCTGTTCCGCACGTCCGCGGGGGACCGGGAGAAGCAGAGGACCATCCTGAGTCTGGCCTGCAAGGAGCTCTCCCCCGAGTCGTTGGAGCGGCTGCTCCAGGACTCCGGCGAGGTGGCGCGGGACGCCATCGAGCAGTGCTTCGATTCCTGGACGGCGGGCGGCTTCGCGGACCGGCTGTCCGCCATCACGGCGGCCACGTTGGTGGTGGCCACGGATGATCCGTTCCTGCCGCCCTCGTTCCTGAAGCAGTCGGTGGTGGCGCTCATTCGCGGCGCGCGGCTGGCGCACCTGCCGGGGCCGGGGCACTACCCCCAGGTGGAGCGTCCGACGGAGACGGCGGCGCTGGTGTCGGCCTTCCTCGCGGGCAGCTCCGCGCAGGCCTGAGGGGGACGCGCGATGGCTTGGAGTATGTCCTTTGACCACGACGCCGAGAACGACGTGGTCACGGCGAGCTTCACCGACTGCATCCTGGCATCGGATGAGGACGTGTATCGCTGGAAGCGCGAGGTGGAGGCGCAGTTCGCGAAGTTCAAGGGCCGGGTGGACCTGCTCATCAACCTGGACGGGTTGGTGGTGCGTCACACCGCGGGGCGCACCTTCGGCAAGGAGCGCCGCGAGGTGCTGGAGCGAAACACGCACCGCTCGTTCCGCTACGGCGGCGACGAGATGACGCGCATGTTCGTGACCACCAGCGGCGCCATCAACGGCGCGGCGGTGAACCACTACCCGTCGCGCGAGGCCGCCCTGGCGGCGCTGCTCGCGGAGCGTGATTCCCTGCGCAAGCGCGGCTTCATGCCCTTCCATCCGGGCGTGGGCAATAGCAAGGGCTGACGCGCTACACGCCCGCGAACCACTCGTAGCCGCGGTCCTCCCAGGTGCCTCCCGTGGCCTCTGGGAGGAAGTGCACGGTGGTGAGGTACTTCACCATCTTGTAGCCCAGCTTCACGCCCGAATAGAGGCGCAGGGGCGCGCCGTGGCCGGGCGTCAGCGGCTGGCCGTTCATGCCGTACGCGAGCACCGTCTGCGGATGCAGCGCGCTGGGCGCATCCCATGACGAATAGTAGCCCTGGTCGAACGAGCGGAACTCCACGAAGCCCGCGCGCGGGTCGGCGCCCACGGCCTGAGCCAGGTCGATGATGCGCACGCCGTGCCACGACGCCACCGCGGTCCAGCCTTCCACGCAGTGGTGGCGGATCCGGAAGTCCGTCCGGGGCAGCCGTCGCAGCTCCTCCACGGAGAAGGTGCGCGGCCGGGACACGAGCCCGCCCACCTCCAGGCGCCAGTCCGCGGGGGCCAGGGGCACGGTTTCGGAGATGAAGTACTTGGGGAAGTCGCCGGGCGGGGTGAGGCGCGCGACGGGTTCCTCGGGGGCGAGCCGGGTGGGGCTGAAGAGGCCGGTCTGGACGCGCTTGTTGAAGCGCTCCATCACGCCGAGGAAGCCCTCGCGGGGACGGCTGGAGTCACACGCGCTGGTGCCGAGCGCGGCGGCGCCCAGGAGGACGTGGCGGCGGGTGAGGATGCGCTCAGACATCGGGCTTCCTCCCTCCGGTGACCATCTCTCCGAAGGTGCGCGGGTGCAGGGCGACGAGCACCACGTGGCCCACGGTGAAGAAGGCGAG
This window harbors:
- a CDS encoding alpha/beta fold hydrolase, coding for MPTTNATDGTPLHYRVLGEGSRDVVLVHGWMVSGAVWDAMLEKLDLTGLRLIVPDHRGSGKSGRPASGYTLAQYAKDVMAVADHAGAKRFALVGHSMGGQIAKWVAADAPERITGLVLLNTVPASGLPLPSDAAGLFRTSAGDREKQRTILSLACKELSPESLERLLQDSGEVARDAIEQCFDSWTAGGFADRLSAITAATLVVATDDPFLPPSFLKQSVVALIRGARLAHLPGPGHYPQVERPTETAALVSAFLAGSSAQA
- a CDS encoding molybdopterin-dependent oxidoreductase codes for the protein MSERILTRRHVLLGAAALGTSACDSSRPREGFLGVMERFNKRVQTGLFSPTRLAPEEPVARLTPPGDFPKYFISETVPLAPADWRLEVGGLVSRPRTFSVEELRRLPRTDFRIRHHCVEGWTAVASWHGVRIIDLAQAVGADPRAGFVEFRSFDQGYYSSWDAPSALHPQTVLAYGMNGQPLTPGHGAPLRLYSGVKLGYKMVKYLTTVHFLPEATGGTWEDRGYEWFAGV